The following proteins come from a genomic window of Zygotorulaspora mrakii chromosome 8, complete sequence:
- the GMH1 gene encoding Gmh1p (similar to Saccharomyces cerevisiae GMH1 (YKR030W); ancestral locus Anc_1.252): MSSLPTSSKDLNTSHGRSPIPIVLRRLFKTPKNLDFETAIWEMLHLIFKPRKAFRSFYYQRQTKNQWARDDPSFFILQIGLLTVSSIVWSIVYGHSIFGFLKMMINMIFVDFFFFGFAVATFFWLLLNRPTFKFRSALDSQVEWAYCFDVHCNAFLIIWVMLYFLQFLLLPIIHLHKWIGLFVGNSLYCFAFAHYFILTFYGYSQLAFLKSINFILFPALAFAVLYFISLVGIDLSSKLSFYNY, from the coding sequence ATGTCTTCTTTGCCAACAAGTAGTAAGGATTTAAATACCAGTCATGGGAGATCTCCAATACCAATAGTGTTACGTAGACTGTTCAAGACACCAAAGAATCTTGATTTCGAGACGGCCATCTGGGAAATGCTTCATTTAATATTCAAGCCGAGAAAAGCATTTAGGTCGTTCTATTATCAACgtcaaacaaaaaaccaATGGGCTAGAGATGAcccatcatttttcattttgcaaataGGACTGCTCACCGTAAGCTCGATCGTATGGTCAATAGTCTACGGGCATTCAATATTTGGTTTTCtaaagatgatgattaATATGATATTCGtggatttctttttctttggattCGCAGTGGCTACCTTCTTTTGGTTACTACTGAATAGGCcaactttcaaatttcgaTCTGCATTGGATTCTCAGGTGGAGTGGGCATACTGTTTTGATGTGCACTGTAATGCTTTTCTCATAATATGGGTAATGCTTTACTTCTTACAGTTCCTTCTTTTACCCATTATTCATTTACATAAATGGATTGGATTATTCGTGGGTAATTCATTGTATTGCTTTGCATTTGCCcattattttattttaacGTTTTACGGTTATAGCCAATTGGCCTTTTTAAAAAGCATCAACTTTATTTTATTTCCCGCTTTAGCATTTGCAGTTTTATATTTTATTAGCTTGGTAGGGATAGATTTGTCTAGCAAGCTAAGTTTCTATAATTACTGA